TAACAcacaatgagcgttctaggttcacggctaagtgtgcagAAAAACGATGCGGCTGGAAATTTCATGCAGCTTCTATTGATGAAAGGAACGAAATATTTCAGGTAGGTTTTTTGTGTTCTGTCATCTTATACttagcatatgttatgttttgttacaatatgtgtaactttgggttacacatgatgttttttgcaccatattgtttttggttgttttgtttatattttgtacgAACTTCTTCAGGTCAGGTCTTATAACCCTGAAcacatttgtggtgctggtgggcgCAACTTGAATAAAAAAATACTCCACCAGCTTCacgtctagtttgattgaggaagaagttcggaaaaatcctcacaagaagcctAAGCAAATTGCATCTGATTTCCAAACCAACTATGGGATTACCATGGAGTACTATCAGGCCTATAATGACATGGAAAAGGTTTATAAGACCATTTACGGCGGCGATGTGAAGTCAtactcgcacttggtatggtatattgatgctataaaggaaaccaaccctggtagtgtgataaagtttgaaTTTGATCCTGCAAAGAAACAGTTCCAACGAATTTTCATTGCGTTTGATGCATGCATCAAAGGATACCGGTTTTGTCGGCCAATGGTATACTTGGatgctactttccttactggtagattcAGAGGTTGCTTGATAGAAGCTACTGGTatcaatggtggtaaaggtatgtttttttatgttttttttttgaactactttagttaacaaataattgagagttacacatgtgtaactctcagttacacatttgtttactcagtgtgtaactaagaaaataacatttgtaactttaagttacacatttgttttaggatgtgtaacttgtatttacacattgttttctgtttttgtgaaacttattattttttcaattctgcacaattttttttgtaggatttttcccACTTGTTGTGGCACTAGTCGATTCTGAGACTGTCAATaactgggagtggtttttaaggaatttgaatgaagttgttggtgatgggaggccaatcaccttcctttcggatcGCCGTGAAGGACTCTTGCAGGGTGTTCCACTTGTCTATCCAGATTCGTTCCACAGCTTTGCTACTATCATTTGAAGACTAATCTGCCCATCAATGGCTCAGATCCTAGGTACACGCTTGTGCTAGACCTTTTCCAAGAAGCGACATacgcactctcacctgaaaaccatgctaaGGACATGCAGAAAATTAGAGATTTGGACTGTGATTGGTGGCTGATTACATAGAGACCATCCCACCTGTATGTGAATGCGTATTTCAAAGGTTGTCGGTATGTATGCACATCTAGTACACTAGCAGAAGCGCTCAATAATTGGGttctggttcacaagaagatgtctgcatctgctcttcttgatcaggttaatagagtgtttttttttgtcttttatttcttgttttgtcactttttatattcataagtatttttccttttcagattaggaggaaaataatggTAATGATGGCAGACCGTCGTGAAATTGGCgctaatatgatgactccattaaccccAGAGTATGAGGAGAAGCTTGAGGCTCTTCAAAATGAAGGTTTGGCTTGGGAAGTATTGGTGGCTAGTCCTACCATGTTTGAAGTTTTTagtgaaagcactcatatggtgGACCTTGAACACCAgacttgcacctgtcaaaggttttgtttcttatgctttttttcgttttttatgttttttttttgttttttttttaaagtttataGAATGTGTATCTTCTAGTTACATTAGATTATACATCTTATTTTTGCAAGTGTAACTCAAAGATACACATTCTGTATATGCATCTGTAACTAGCTAATTTtgagtgttttatgatttgtatgtgcaaataactgattttttttttgtaaaggtgGCGTCTATACGGTTTCCCTTGTCCTCATGCTCTTGCAGCCATACAGAAGATTAAacgtgaggctattgatttcatttcaccgtaTTTTACAAGTGACTATTTCAGGAAGACTTATCTACATTCCATCCAGCCGATTGccaactacaacaggcctgtTGATATTGATGAAGACAACATCATCAACCCTCCTATCGTAAAGAAACAATCAGGTAGACCCCCAGGAAAAAGGATTCTAAGTAAAGGTGATAAGAAGGTAAAGAGGAAATTTCATTGCATCAATTGCAAGGAAGCAGGTCGCAACATGGCAGGTTATAAGAATCCTCCGAAGTACACACCCCCTATATTTAAGCTGAAGAAGTTCATTTCTGCAAGTATTGATTTTATGTGTGGTTTCTTATTTGTCTTGGACTATTTGTTTTTTAGGTTTCTCCATTTCGGTTTGCATGGACCAGacgtttttatttttctgcaaCGTTGATTATGTGCAAGGATCATTTATTCAGATTTGATATTTTGTGAGTTCACAGGTGAAATGTGTTTTTATTCCCAGAGTGTGTCTTCTGAACACAGAAgggaaatgcatgtgtaactttggtttacacttataaaatatggatgtgtaactattacTTACACATTGTTATTTTTACATATTTTGATTTAGCTTTGTCTTAATTGCATGTGTAACAATGAGTTACTTAACCTATGTTTCAGCATTTGACCCTGTTATAAAGTCCACTATATTGTCTTTACTTGTTGACTGGAAACAACatatgtaacttcaagttacacatcttAATTTGATGTGCAACTTTAAGTTACTTAACCTGTGCATGCTTCTGAAACCTGTACACACAGCAGGAAAAGCTCTAACAAGATATTTTTTATAAGTGTAATAACAACTTGTAGTTAACAAAAGTATAAAAGTTTGCAAATCCAAGAACTTCTAAAATCTAGTAACTGATGAAATTTAAAAGCTTTAACAACATATTTTCAAGCCTAACAACGACTTGTAGCTAACAACATATGACTACTTTACACATTTCCGGATGGATCTGAAAGAATCTTGTAAAGCATGCTTCCTCTCATGCAGTTCACCTTGTCAGCCAACCATCTCACCATATGTGTTGTTGGTTTTTTGTcaagtggtttattcttcatcctgatcttcatGTAAGTGCATACAAATAGAAGACAGTCAGGGAATGAACC
The nucleotide sequence above comes from Papaver somniferum cultivar HN1 chromosome 8, ASM357369v1, whole genome shotgun sequence. Encoded proteins:
- the LOC113305664 gene encoding uncharacterized protein LOC113305664, which encodes MEYYQAYNDMEKVYKTIYGGDVKSYSHLVWYIDAIKETNPGSVIKFEFDPAKKQFQRIFIAFDACIKGYRFCRPMVYLDATFLTGRFRGCLIEATGINGGKGFFPLVVALVDSETVNNWEWFLRNLNEVVGDGRPITFLSDRREGLLQGVPLVYPDSFHSFATII